The Syntrophobacterales bacterium genome has a segment encoding these proteins:
- a CDS encoding type VI secretion system amidase effector protein Tae4: MTGADRRNYFFRVRDLIDFLRTEWGAPDKVVRYPHPSDLEGEQGIITFTVTGWSDAGGHATLYDGRSRSCYDSCYFYEKEAAHTTTQANFWSLPCDTCL; encoded by the coding sequence GTGACGGGTGCTGACAGACGAAACTACTTTTTTCGTGTTCGCGATCTGATCGACTTCCTGCGCACGGAATGGGGCGCCCCCGATAAAGTTGTCAGATATCCCCATCCTAGCGATTTGGAAGGGGAGCAAGGAATCATTACCTTCACTGTGACAGGCTGGTCAGACGCTGGCGGACATGCAACGCTTTACGACGGTCGTTCCCGTTCGTGCTATGACAGCTGCTACTTTTACGAAAAGGAAGCGGCGCATACAACCACCCAGGCCAATTTCTGGAGCCTGCCATGCGATACCTGCTTATAG